One window of the Macaca thibetana thibetana isolate TM-01 chromosome 1, ASM2454274v1, whole genome shotgun sequence genome contains the following:
- the LOC126952346 gene encoding myomegalin-like, which yields MKTAVTHKKHSVLATLLSGLLSPTAQLHGSWVSLLNVFATTLPLPKPHTMLSLCLENAELKEQKEEAMSDGWEVKEDKEKGEVMVETVITKEGLSESSLRAEFRKLQGKLKNAHNIINLLKEQLVLSSKEGNSKLTTELLVHLTSTMDRINTELVGSPGKHQHQEEGNVNVRTCPRPQRLDLGATFTVDAHQLDNQSQPRDPGPQSAFSLLGSTQHLRSQLSQCKQRYQDLQEKLLLSEATVFAQANELEKYRVILSK from the exons ATGAAAACTGCAGTGACTCACAAGAAACACTCCGTGCTTGCCACTTTGCTAAGTGGTTTGTTGAGTCCAACAGCTCAGCTGCATGGGTCCTGGGTTAGTCTCCTGAATGTCTTTGCCACTACTTTG CCTTTGCCAAAGCCTCACACCATGCTGAGCCTTTGCCTTGAGAATGCAGAGCTGaaagagcagaaggaagaagcaATGTCTGATGGATGGGAGGTCAAGGAAGACAAGGAGAAGGGCGAGGTGATGGTTGAGACTGTGATAACCAAGGAGGGTCTGAGTGAGAGTAGCCTTCGGGCTGAGTTCAGAAAGCTCCAAGGAAAGCTGAAGAATGCCCACAATATCATCAACCTCCTCAAAGAACAACTTGTGCTGAGTAGCAAGGAAGGGAATAGTAAACTTACTACAGAGCTCCTTGTGCATCTGACCAGCACCATGGACAGAATAAACACAGAACTGGTTGGTTCTCCTGGGAAGCACCAACACCAAGAGGAGGGGAATGTGAATGTGAGGACTTGCCCCAGACCCCAGAGACTTGACCTTGGGGCTACCTTCACAGTGGATGCCCACCAA TTGGATAACCAGTCCCAGCCTCGTGACCCTGGGCCTCAGTCAGCGTTTAGCCTACTAGGGTCCACCCAGCACCTGCGCTCCCAGCTGTCACAATGCAAACAACGCTATCAAGATCTCCAGGAGAAGCTGCTGCTATCAGAAGCCACTGTCTTTGCTCAGGCTAATGAGCTGGAGAAATACAGAGTTATACTTAGTAAGTAA